In a single window of the Deinococcus aetherius genome:
- a CDS encoding DUF1775 domain-containing protein has product MTSLTRTLALVTALLLPVAAAHATVRTETGRTESKVGASETYRLGVPTEKDVSTTGVRLVVPAGVAITRFQVMPGFVRTVKTNADGLVTEVTWRGRIAPQEYARFFFQARNPEQAGTLSWKVYQTYADGSVVAWDDTDPEKTPASKTTVK; this is encoded by the coding sequence ATGACCTCCCTGACCCGCACGCTGGCCCTCGTCACCGCCCTGCTCCTCCCCGTCGCCGCCGCGCACGCCACCGTCCGCACCGAGACGGGGCGGACCGAGAGCAAGGTGGGCGCCTCCGAGACGTACCGCCTGGGCGTCCCCACCGAGAAGGACGTCAGCACCACCGGGGTTCGCCTCGTCGTTCCGGCGGGGGTGGCGATCACCCGCTTTCAGGTCATGCCCGGCTTCGTGCGGACGGTGAAGACGAACGCCGACGGCTTGGTGACCGAGGTGACTTGGCGGGGCCGGATCGCGCCGCAGGAGTACGCCCGCTTCTTCTTCCAGGCGCGCAACCCGGAGCAGGCGGGCACCCTGAGCTGGAAGGTGTACCAGACCTACGCCGACGGCTCGGTCGTCGCCTGGGACGACACCGACCCCGAGAAGACGCCCGCCAGCAAGACCACCGTCAAGTAA
- the arsB gene encoding arsenical efflux pump membrane protein ArsB: MNAVLAALVFALTLWLVIARPRGLSVAFGAAIGAFLALLLGLVHLPDLLAVWRATWNATFTLVALIVLSLLLGEAGLFRFLALHVARLAGGHTGRLFVLLVLFGALLAALFANDGAVLILTPIALELCGLLSFSRAASVAVLFAVGFVVDAASLPFVTSNLTNIITADLFGLSFTRYAGVMLPVNLAVVAASLGVLWALFRRSLPPRYDPGALPEAAGALRDPVTSGVGAGLMGLLLAGFFLAPALHLPVSAVALTAALALLLTARGRGRAVGPVLRAAPWDVVVFSLGMYLVVYALQGAGLTALLAGGLTALAPLGPWAATLGTGGLVAALSAVTNNLPAVLIGALSIEYASVPPAARELMVYANVVAADIGPKLTPIGSLATLLWLGLLERRGLHVSWGEYLRLGALVTLPVLLVALAALALRLG; this comes from the coding sequence GTGAACGCCGTCCTCGCCGCCCTGGTCTTCGCGCTGACTCTCTGGCTGGTGATCGCGCGCCCCCGGGGTCTGAGCGTCGCGTTCGGCGCGGCCATCGGGGCCTTCCTGGCGCTGCTGCTCGGGCTCGTCCACCTCCCGGACCTCCTGGCGGTGTGGCGCGCCACCTGGAACGCCACCTTCACCCTGGTCGCCCTGATCGTGCTCAGCCTGCTGCTGGGCGAGGCGGGGCTCTTCCGCTTTCTGGCCCTGCACGTCGCCCGCCTCGCCGGTGGGCACACGGGGCGCCTCTTCGTGCTGCTGGTGCTGTTCGGGGCCCTGCTCGCGGCCCTTTTCGCCAACGACGGCGCGGTCCTGATCCTCACGCCCATCGCGCTCGAACTGTGCGGGCTGCTGAGCTTTTCCCGGGCCGCGTCCGTGGCCGTCCTCTTCGCCGTGGGCTTCGTCGTGGACGCTGCCAGCCTGCCGTTCGTGACGTCGAACCTCACCAACATCATCACCGCCGACCTGTTCGGCCTGAGCTTCACGCGCTACGCGGGCGTCATGTTGCCCGTGAACCTCGCGGTCGTCGCCGCCAGCCTCGGCGTGCTGTGGGCGCTCTTTCGCCGGTCCCTGCCGCCCCGCTACGACCCCGGCGCGCTGCCGGAGGCGGCCGGGGCCCTGCGCGACCCGGTGACCAGTGGGGTGGGGGCCGGGCTGATGGGCCTGCTGCTCGCCGGGTTCTTCCTCGCCCCGGCGCTGCACCTCCCGGTGAGTGCCGTGGCCCTGACGGCGGCGCTGGCCCTGCTGCTCACGGCGAGGGGGCGCGGGCGGGCGGTCGGTCCCGTCCTGCGCGCGGCGCCCTGGGACGTCGTCGTCTTCTCGCTGGGCATGTATCTGGTGGTGTACGCCCTGCAGGGCGCGGGCCTCACCGCCCTCCTCGCCGGGGGGCTCACGGCCCTCGCCCCGCTCGGCCCCTGGGCGGCGACCCTCGGGACGGGCGGCCTGGTCGCGGCCCTCTCCGCCGTGACCAACAACCTGCCCGCCGTCCTGATCGGGGCGCTGAGCATCGAGTACGCCTCCGTCCCGCCCGCCGCGCGGGAGCTGATGGTGTACGCGAACGTGGTCGCCGCCGACATCGGGCCCAAGCTCACGCCCATCGGCAGCCTCGCCACGCTGCTGTGGCTGGGGCTGCTGGAGCGGCGCGGCCTGCACGTGTCCTGGGGCGAGTACCTGCGGCTGGGCGCTCTGGTGACGCTGCCGGTGCTGCTCGTCGCGCTCGCCGCCCTCGCCTTGCGCCTGGGCTGA
- a CDS encoding response regulator, with the protein MNADVLLVEDSADDVLFIRRAFGGTDLDVTLRVARDGEQALEELAAPRPPDLVLLDLRLPRLGGLEVLAWLRAQAHLARVPVVVLTTSHEPRDVRGAYDVGATSYLVKPVNAEALRTLVQTLGLYWLRLNTPAPDG; encoded by the coding sequence GTGAACGCGGACGTGCTGCTCGTCGAGGACAGCGCGGACGACGTGCTGTTCATCCGGCGGGCGTTTGGCGGCACCGACCTCGACGTGACGCTGCGGGTGGCGCGCGACGGCGAGCAGGCCCTGGAGGAACTCGCGGCGCCCCGCCCCCCCGACCTCGTGCTCCTCGATCTCAGGCTGCCGCGCCTGGGCGGGCTGGAGGTGCTGGCCTGGCTGCGTGCGCAGGCGCACCTCGCGCGGGTGCCGGTGGTGGTGCTCACCACCTCGCACGAGCCCCGGGACGTGCGCGGGGCGTACGACGTGGGCGCGACCTCGTACCTCGTCAAGCCCGTGAACGCCGAGGCCCTGCGCACGCTCGTGCAGACCCTCGGCCTGTACTGGCTGCGCCTGAACACGCCCGCCCCCGACGGGTAA
- a CDS encoding response regulator: protein MQPYVLLIEDDAQAIELGRRAFAGHGRFDVTAVQTGQAGLDFLRRAGAFQGREDTLPALVILDLGLPDMPGLDVLDEIKRDERLSFLPVVILTVSEEANDARAARDLGAAFFISKPVGPEEFEATVNAVGHFWSNLSRTPSAPRPRW, encoded by the coding sequence ATGCAGCCCTATGTGCTCCTGATCGAAGACGACGCGCAGGCAATCGAACTGGGCCGCCGGGCCTTCGCGGGGCACGGCCGGTTCGACGTGACGGCCGTGCAGACCGGCCAGGCCGGGCTCGACTTCCTGCGGCGGGCGGGCGCCTTCCAGGGGCGGGAGGACACCCTGCCCGCCCTCGTGATCCTCGACCTGGGCCTTCCCGACATGCCCGGGCTCGACGTGCTCGACGAGATCAAGCGCGACGAGCGCCTGTCGTTTCTGCCGGTCGTGATCCTCACGGTAAGCGAGGAGGCGAACGACGCCCGGGCCGCGCGCGACCTCGGCGCGGCGTTTTTCATCAGCAAGCCCGTGGGGCCGGAGGAATTCGAGGCGACCGTGAACGCGGTGGGTCACTTCTGGTCGAACCTGTCGCGCACGCCGTCGGCGCCGCGCCCACGCTGGTAG
- a CDS encoding response regulator transcription factor, which translates to MPERRPHLPLTVRTTRIRGATSRPSGAETTCRLGAVVADRTTATPVGRPRPAGVVGLRASAVVGKCSRALLADRFSARSAFARYSTGMSTPRPRVLIVEDDPGIRDLLELGFRYEGYDVACAASGSEALSLFSATSPHAVILDLGLPGLDGGAVLRAVRAQGGTPVLILTARDAVAERIAHLQGGADDYVVKPFVFGELAARVQAVLRRTQPQLGREWRYADLCLDTQLREASRGGRVLDLSPRALDLLATFLRYPERVLSKAVLLDSVWGAEFLGDDNIVEVYVRQLRRALGEPELLHTVRGSGYVLRRRDEAG; encoded by the coding sequence GTGCCGGAGCGCCGCCCGCATCTCCCCCTGACCGTCAGGACGACGAGGATCAGGGGCGCGACGAGCAGGCCGAGCGGGGCGGAGACGACGTGCCGCCTCGGCGCGGTGGTGGCGGACCGCACCACCGCGACCCCGGTGGGCCGCCCAAGACCGGCGGGGGTCGTCGGGCTCCGGGCCTCCGCCGTGGTGGGGAAGTGCTCCCGCGCGCTGCTCGCCGACCGGTTCAGCGCGCGTTCAGCCTTCGCCCGCTACAGTACCGGCATGTCCACCCCCCGGCCACGCGTGCTGATCGTGGAGGACGATCCCGGCATCCGCGATCTGCTCGAACTCGGCTTCCGGTACGAGGGCTACGACGTGGCGTGCGCGGCGAGCGGCTCCGAGGCCCTGAGCCTGTTCTCGGCGACCTCGCCGCACGCCGTCATCCTCGACCTCGGCCTGCCGGGCCTGGACGGCGGCGCCGTGCTGCGGGCCGTCCGCGCCCAGGGCGGCACGCCGGTCCTGATCCTCACCGCCCGCGACGCGGTGGCCGAGCGGATCGCGCACCTCCAGGGGGGGGCGGACGACTACGTGGTCAAGCCCTTCGTCTTCGGCGAGCTGGCCGCCCGGGTGCAGGCGGTGTTGCGCCGCACCCAGCCGCAGCTCGGCCGGGAGTGGCGGTACGCGGACCTGTGCCTCGACACCCAGCTCCGCGAGGCCTCGCGCGGGGGGCGGGTCCTCGACCTCAGCCCACGGGCGCTCGACCTGCTCGCCACGTTCCTGCGCTACCCCGAGCGGGTGCTGTCCAAGGCGGTGCTGCTCGACAGCGTGTGGGGAGCGGAGTTCCTGGGAGACGACAACATCGTGGAGGTGTACGTGCGCCAGCTGCGCCGGGCGCTGGGCGAGCCCGAGCTGCTGCATACCGTGCGCGGCTCGGGGTACGTCCTGCGGCGGAGGGACGAGGCGGGGTGA
- a CDS encoding HD-GYP domain-containing protein, protein MFDDLDFFGAPSAPARPAQRPAPQDPAARPGLRQLLLEAQPSALFLLDGAGLLLEVGGAWEGVTGTKPEEAAGQPLHRWLRYDRARHPGALRVGQGVLEEITLVTPLHTQVVRATWGARGEYVAGTLEPLAPAAQHAFRTAERLQDTERALDETVNFLGVSQDAWQAEHIRRIVDFAGRLAEAAGLPPAEVNAVRWGAALHDIGKARVPQAILQKPGPLDPLEYEVILQHPVWGVQLLADLPFLPAPTVDAVRHHHERWDGQGYPLGLERGRIPLAARIVAVADVFDALTSARPYKTAWSYQDAVEHLIGEAGRHFDPRLTRLFVCVVLGFDHLEGRFADGSAPLG, encoded by the coding sequence GTGTTTGACGACCTCGACTTCTTCGGGGCGCCGTCCGCTCCCGCCCGCCCTGCTCAGCGCCCCGCGCCCCAGGACCCGGCGGCGCGTCCGGGGCTGCGGCAGTTGCTGCTGGAGGCCCAGCCGTCGGCGCTCTTCCTGCTCGACGGGGCGGGCCTGCTCCTGGAGGTCGGCGGGGCGTGGGAGGGGGTCACGGGGACGAAGCCCGAGGAGGCCGCCGGGCAGCCCCTGCACCGCTGGCTGCGCTACGACCGCGCCCGGCACCCAGGGGCGCTGCGGGTCGGGCAGGGGGTGCTGGAGGAGATCACGCTCGTCACGCCGCTGCACACCCAGGTCGTGCGGGCGACCTGGGGAGCGCGGGGCGAGTACGTGGCGGGCACCCTGGAACCGCTCGCCCCCGCCGCCCAGCACGCCTTCCGCACCGCCGAGCGACTCCAGGACACCGAGCGGGCCCTCGACGAGACGGTCAACTTCCTGGGGGTGAGCCAGGACGCCTGGCAGGCCGAGCATATCCGCCGGATCGTGGACTTCGCGGGGCGCCTCGCCGAGGCGGCGGGCCTGCCTCCCGCCGAGGTGAACGCCGTGCGCTGGGGCGCGGCCCTGCACGACATCGGCAAGGCGCGGGTGCCCCAGGCGATCCTCCAAAAGCCTGGCCCCCTCGACCCCCTGGAGTACGAGGTGATTCTCCAGCACCCCGTCTGGGGGGTGCAGCTCCTCGCCGACCTGCCGTTCCTGCCCGCGCCCACGGTGGACGCCGTGCGCCACCACCACGAGCGCTGGGACGGCCAGGGGTATCCGCTGGGCCTGGAAAGGGGCCGCATTCCCCTCGCCGCCCGCATCGTGGCGGTGGCCGACGTGTTCGACGCCCTGACCAGCGCCCGCCCCTACAAGACCGCCTGGAGCTACCAGGACGCCGTCGAGCACCTCATCGGCGAGGCCGGGCGCCACTTCGACCCCCGGCTCACCCGCCTGTTCGTGTGCGTGGTGCTGGGCTTCGACCACCTCGAAGGCCGCTTCGCGGACGGTTCGGCGCCGCTGGGCTGA
- a CDS encoding copper resistance CopC family protein: MNRLLPLALLGTLGLALAHTEVTSVTPGPQAAVAAPRSVLLRFSEPIELRFSTFRVMTLPTGKTPEAAAKLALALGADAPELANTPFTARSLAAQLALPLKPGLKSGTYVVAWKILSDDGHPVTGQSVFRVR, encoded by the coding sequence ATGAACAGACTCCTCCCCCTCGCCCTCCTGGGCACCCTCGGCCTGGCCCTCGCCCACACCGAGGTGACCTCCGTCACCCCCGGCCCGCAGGCGGCCGTGGCCGCCCCCAGGAGCGTGCTCCTCAGGTTCAGCGAGCCCATCGAGCTGCGCTTCAGCACCTTCCGGGTGATGACCCTTCCCACGGGCAAGACGCCCGAGGCCGCCGCGAAGCTGGCGCTGGCCCTGGGGGCCGACGCGCCGGAGCTGGCGAACACGCCGTTCACGGCCAGGAGCCTGGCCGCGCAGCTCGCCCTCCCCCTCAAGCCCGGGCTGAAGTCCGGGACCTACGTGGTCGCGTGGAAGATTCTCTCCGACGACGGTCACCCCGTCACCGGCCAGAGCGTCTTCCGCGTGCGGTAG
- a CDS encoding response regulator yields MAGRHVLLVDDNETDVILAQAALELSGLGAVVSVARDGADALAFLRREGPHASRGTGDPHVVLLDLNMPRMSGLEVLGELRRDARLRHLPVVMLTTSQADGDVYSSYASGANAYVVKPVSFDGTVEAMRTLTAFWVALNNTVGDQG; encoded by the coding sequence ATGGCGGGGCGTCACGTGCTGCTGGTGGACGACAACGAGACGGACGTGATCCTCGCGCAGGCGGCGCTCGAACTGTCCGGGCTGGGCGCGGTCGTGTCGGTGGCCCGCGACGGAGCCGACGCCCTCGCCTTCCTGCGGCGCGAGGGCCCGCACGCGAGCCGGGGCACGGGTGATCCCCACGTCGTGCTGCTCGACCTGAACATGCCGAGGATGAGCGGCCTGGAGGTGCTGGGAGAACTGCGGCGTGATGCCCGGCTGCGCCACCTCCCGGTCGTCATGCTCACCACGTCGCAGGCGGACGGGGACGTCTACAGCAGCTACGCGAGCGGCGCGAACGCGTACGTCGTCAAACCCGTCTCGTTCGACGGCACGGTGGAGGCGATGCGCACCCTGACGGCCTTCTGGGTGGCCCTCAACAACACCGTCGGGGACCAGGGGTAG
- a CDS encoding sensor histidine kinase: protein MEINWDITARKRAERELEELNRTLERRVRERTRELSAQGEELEAFAYTVAHDLRAPLRSISGFASAVTQDYAPLLDEDGRDMLGRIRASAERMDELIRDLLAYSHLGRAELRPGPVSLDGVFGSILAGLRAEVEAGGAEVDLAGPLGTVWGHEATVWQVAANLLGNALKFVAPGVRPRVRVWAETRGGLRRVWVEDNGIGVDVRHEQRIFRVFERLHTLEAYPGTGVGLAIVRKGLERMNGRVGVRPREGGGSRFWFELPLAPGEAA from the coding sequence GTGGAGATCAACTGGGACATCACCGCCCGCAAGCGGGCCGAGCGGGAGCTGGAGGAACTGAACCGGACCCTGGAACGCCGCGTTCGGGAACGCACCCGCGAACTCAGCGCGCAGGGGGAGGAACTGGAGGCCTTCGCGTACACCGTCGCGCACGACCTGCGCGCCCCGCTGCGCTCGATCTCCGGCTTTGCCAGCGCGGTCACCCAGGACTACGCGCCGCTCCTCGACGAGGACGGGCGGGACATGCTGGGCCGCATCCGGGCGAGCGCCGAGCGGATGGACGAGCTTATCCGCGACCTGCTCGCGTACAGCCACCTCGGCCGCGCCGAACTGCGCCCCGGGCCGGTGAGCCTGGACGGCGTGTTCGGCAGCATCCTCGCGGGCCTGCGGGCCGAGGTGGAGGCGGGCGGCGCGGAGGTGGACCTCGCCGGGCCGCTCGGCACCGTGTGGGGCCATGAGGCGACGGTGTGGCAGGTGGCGGCGAACCTGCTCGGCAACGCCCTGAAGTTCGTCGCGCCCGGCGTGCGGCCCCGCGTGCGGGTGTGGGCCGAGACGCGCGGCGGCCTGCGGCGGGTGTGGGTGGAGGACAACGGCATCGGGGTGGACGTCCGGCACGAGCAGCGCATCTTCCGGGTGTTCGAGCGGCTGCACACCCTGGAGGCGTACCCGGGCACCGGGGTGGGGCTCGCCATCGTCAGGAAGGGTCTGGAGCGCATGAACGGCCGCGTGGGCGTCCGGCCGCGCGAGGGGGGCGGCAGCCGTTTCTGGTTCGAGCTGCCGCTCGCTCCCGGGGAGGCGGCGTGA
- a CDS encoding sensor histidine kinase encodes MSLRGRLLLALLVLLTATLVPLGVYLGLRVGDFAREQAARALAGQVAVVARDGEAGTTREALTLLQYELFNLALTRGTWGLIVTPGGVLYSDSGPHSPPPRSVVEEVRASGAGEWGGLQLARSGDAVIGLAVREDEVRTLTRDVLLAYGLGALLAFVFAGLLGALLLRLGLAPLRQMARRAEHLSAASLAERLPETGTRDEVQSLAVSLNRMLARLDDAFTRLRAEEERTRQFAADASHELRTPLTALQGGLDVLERVKDDPAARDRLLEGLRREARRAGRLVNDLLTLTRLGAGEALLAERFDPAALLRAVAQTASDLAPHLHFRVEADRAEVWADRSRVEGAVWNLVRNAVAATPGGETVTLRVREEGPGVTVSVVNPAEVEPEFLERMFGRFVRGPGSGEGSGLGLAIVRATARAHGGEAFARPTPGGLEVGFTLPAGIQRTFSGSPGDAQPPRLP; translated from the coding sequence GTGAGCCTGCGCGGGCGGCTGCTGCTGGCGCTGCTGGTGCTGCTGACGGCCACGCTCGTGCCGCTGGGGGTCTACCTCGGGCTGCGGGTGGGGGACTTCGCGCGGGAGCAGGCCGCCCGCGCCCTGGCGGGCCAGGTGGCGGTCGTGGCGCGCGACGGCGAGGCGGGCACGACGCGCGAGGCGCTCACCCTGCTGCAATACGAACTTTTCAACCTCGCCCTGACCCGGGGCACCTGGGGTCTGATCGTCACGCCGGGCGGGGTGCTGTACTCCGACAGCGGCCCGCACTCACCTCCCCCCCGCTCGGTCGTCGAGGAGGTGAGGGCCAGCGGCGCCGGGGAGTGGGGCGGCCTCCAGCTCGCGCGCTCGGGCGACGCGGTCATCGGGCTGGCGGTGCGCGAGGACGAGGTGCGCACCCTCACGCGGGACGTGCTCCTCGCCTACGGCCTGGGTGCCCTCCTCGCGTTCGTGTTCGCGGGTCTGCTGGGCGCCCTGCTGCTGCGGCTGGGCCTCGCGCCCCTGCGGCAGATGGCGCGCCGGGCCGAGCACCTGTCGGCCGCGTCGCTCGCCGAGCGCCTGCCCGAGACGGGGACACGCGACGAGGTGCAGTCGCTGGCCGTCAGCCTCAACCGGATGCTGGCCCGCCTCGACGACGCCTTTACCCGCCTGCGCGCCGAGGAGGAACGCACGCGGCAGTTCGCGGCGGACGCCAGCCACGAGCTGCGCACGCCGCTGACCGCTCTTCAGGGCGGGTTGGACGTGCTGGAACGGGTCAAGGACGACCCCGCCGCGCGTGACCGGCTGCTGGAGGGCCTGCGCCGGGAGGCACGCCGGGCCGGGCGGCTGGTCAACGACCTGCTCACGCTGACCCGCCTCGGCGCGGGCGAGGCGCTCCTCGCCGAGCGGTTCGACCCCGCCGCGCTGCTGCGGGCCGTGGCGCAGACCGCCTCGGACCTCGCGCCGCACCTCCACTTCCGGGTGGAGGCCGACCGGGCGGAAGTGTGGGCGGACCGCTCACGGGTGGAGGGCGCCGTGTGGAATCTGGTGCGCAACGCCGTGGCCGCGACGCCCGGGGGGGAGACCGTCACCCTGCGTGTTCGGGAGGAGGGGCCGGGCGTGACCGTGAGCGTGGTGAACCCGGCCGAGGTCGAGCCCGAATTTCTGGAGCGCATGTTCGGCCGCTTCGTGCGGGGCCCGGGCAGCGGGGAGGGCAGCGGGCTGGGGCTCGCCATCGTGCGGGCGACCGCGCGGGCGCACGGCGGCGAGGCGTTCGCCCGCCCCACGCCCGGGGGTCTGGAGGTGGGCTTCACCCTCCCGGCCGGGATTCAGCGCACGTTCAGCGGGTCACCCGGGGACGCTCAGCCCCCGCGCCTACCTTGA
- a CDS encoding ABC transporter ATP-binding protein encodes MLSRPSRSVPVARDPDAPRVRRDPRQLARLLAFARPYRGIFAVGVIATLVSSGLNLVFPLLFGRLIDASFLRVGSTDTGPLDRTVLALIGIFALSSLFAAAQSYLLARVGAGVVADLRRALFSHLLTLSPRFFADHKTGDLTSRLTADVGTVQTVTSTALAQLAAQTVSLVGAVVLLITTSPRLSLFTLAVIPLVIGTAVLIGRRIRRVSREVQDAVAGANASAEEAISGVRVVQSFTAEGIERERYGRGVLASFRAALKRARLQALMGGTLSFLTFGSLAALLWYGGRQVMTGGLTPGNLVTFLIYALQVGGTVASLTGIFNQFQEALGASGRIFELLDERSDLPVPASPAPLPRAQGRVTFDRVSFRYGDAPVLQDVRFDVPAGQVVALVGPSGAGKTTLVSLIPRFWDVTAGELRVDGRDVREYAPEELRAQVGLVPQETLLFSGSVEENIRYGRPDATAQEVEAAARAANAHDFIAAFPAGYATVVGERGVKLSGGQRQRVAIARALLKDPRILILDEATSALDNESEALVQSALERLMRGRTTFVIAHRLSTIRNADRILVMDGGQVVADGTHAELMAAGGLYRDLYDLQFRREQEARAELA; translated from the coding sequence ATGCTCTCGCGCCCCTCCCGCTCCGTCCCCGTGGCCCGGGACCCCGACGCACCGCGCGTGAGGCGCGACCCCCGGCAGCTCGCGCGGCTGCTCGCCTTCGCGCGGCCCTACCGGGGCATCTTCGCGGTGGGCGTGATCGCCACGCTGGTCTCCAGCGGCCTGAATCTGGTCTTCCCGCTGCTGTTCGGGCGGCTGATCGACGCCTCCTTCCTGCGGGTGGGAAGCACGGACACCGGGCCACTCGACCGGACGGTGCTCGCCCTCATCGGCATCTTCGCCCTCTCGTCCCTCTTCGCGGCGGCGCAGTCGTACCTGCTCGCGCGGGTGGGGGCGGGGGTGGTGGCCGACCTGCGGCGGGCCCTCTTTTCCCACCTCCTCACCCTCTCGCCGCGCTTTTTCGCCGACCACAAGACCGGGGACCTCACGAGCCGCCTCACCGCCGACGTGGGCACCGTGCAGACGGTGACGAGCACGGCCCTGGCGCAGCTCGCCGCCCAGACGGTCAGCCTGGTCGGGGCCGTCGTCCTGCTGATCACGACGAGCCCGCGCCTGAGCCTGTTCACCCTCGCGGTGATCCCCCTCGTGATCGGCACGGCGGTCCTCATCGGGCGCCGGATTCGCCGGGTCAGCCGCGAGGTGCAGGACGCGGTGGCCGGGGCGAACGCGAGCGCGGAGGAGGCGATCAGCGGGGTGCGGGTGGTGCAGAGCTTCACGGCGGAAGGGATCGAGCGGGAGCGGTACGGGCGGGGCGTCCTCGCCAGCTTCCGCGCGGCCCTGAAACGTGCCCGCCTCCAGGCCCTGATGGGCGGCACGCTGAGCTTCCTGACCTTCGGGTCGCTCGCCGCGCTGCTGTGGTACGGCGGGCGGCAGGTCATGACGGGCGGGCTCACCCCCGGCAACCTCGTCACCTTCCTGATCTACGCCCTCCAGGTGGGGGGCACGGTCGCCTCCCTGACGGGCATCTTCAACCAGTTCCAGGAGGCGCTGGGGGCGTCAGGCCGCATCTTCGAGCTGCTCGACGAGCGCAGCGACCTCCCCGTCCCGGCCTCCCCCGCGCCGCTGCCCCGCGCTCAGGGCCGGGTGACCTTCGACCGGGTGAGTTTCCGCTACGGGGACGCGCCCGTCTTGCAGGACGTGAGGTTCGACGTGCCCGCCGGTCAGGTCGTCGCGCTCGTGGGGCCCAGCGGGGCAGGCAAGACGACCCTGGTGAGCCTGATCCCGCGTTTCTGGGACGTGACGGCGGGCGAGCTGCGGGTGGACGGGCGCGACGTGCGGGAATACGCGCCCGAGGAACTGCGCGCCCAGGTGGGGCTCGTGCCGCAGGAGACGCTGCTCTTTTCGGGCTCGGTCGAGGAGAACATCCGCTACGGGCGCCCGGACGCCACGGCACAGGAGGTCGAGGCCGCCGCCCGCGCCGCCAACGCGCACGACTTCATCGCCGCCTTTCCGGCCGGGTACGCCACCGTGGTGGGCGAGCGGGGGGTGAAGCTCTCGGGCGGGCAGCGCCAGCGCGTCGCCATCGCCCGCGCGCTGCTCAAGGACCCCCGCATCCTGATCCTCGACGAGGCGACGAGTGCGCTCGACAACGAGTCGGAGGCGCTGGTGCAGTCCGCGCTGGAGCGGCTGATGCGGGGCCGCACGACCTTCGTGATCGCGCACCGCCTGAGCACCATTCGGAACGCCGACCGCATCCTGGTGATGGACGGCGGGCAGGTCGTGGCGGACGGCACCCACGCCGAGCTGATGGCGGCGGGTGGGCTGTACCGGGACCTGTACGACCTCCAGTTCCGGCGGGAGCAGGAGGCCCGGGCGGAACTGGCGTAG
- a CDS encoding CopD family protein → MSPGTRGPPGGQHVTAALASFLVFVGFAGLFGGAVARRRLAGVTVPGGWPLWWGVGAGLILAGVVLGVGTTLAVLGFTAPGDVLAYLTATGPGRAALTTLLGTALLLAAGVGGWPERPSLGVTGLGAAITVWGIAGQGHGADHGLLVRLAHALHTGAMALWVGGVAALWGGRLRDWPGAARAFTPLAVVGVVMLTVSGLCMGLEHAGPISQWPREPYGRLVLVKVAVSAAALYAATRVRRHLSRRERPRGELLLELTLLVLVLGLTAVLVNSDPGQHGETGTSRRASPLVASPALEARHPAPLKNLLVRRP, encoded by the coding sequence GTGTCCCCGGGGACGCGCGGTCCGCCGGGCGGTCAGCACGTGACGGCGGCCCTCGCCAGCTTCCTCGTGTTCGTGGGCTTCGCGGGGCTGTTCGGGGGTGCCGTGGCCCGGCGCCGCCTGGCCGGGGTGACCGTGCCGGGTGGCTGGCCGCTGTGGTGGGGCGTCGGCGCGGGGCTGATCCTGGCGGGCGTGGTCCTGGGGGTCGGCACCACCCTGGCCGTGCTGGGCTTCACCGCCCCCGGGGACGTGCTGGCCTACCTGACGGCCACGGGGCCGGGCCGGGCCGCGCTGACTACGCTGCTCGGCACGGCGCTCCTGCTGGCGGCCGGGGTCGGGGGCTGGCCCGAACGGCCGTCGCTGGGCGTGACCGGGCTGGGCGCCGCCATCACGGTCTGGGGCATCGCCGGGCAGGGGCACGGGGCCGACCACGGCCTGCTCGTGCGGCTGGCCCACGCCCTGCACACCGGGGCGATGGCGCTGTGGGTGGGAGGGGTGGCCGCGCTGTGGGGCGGGCGGCTCCGCGACTGGCCGGGGGCCGCCCGCGCCTTCACCCCCCTGGCCGTGGTCGGCGTCGTCATGCTCACCGTGAGCGGCCTGTGCATGGGCCTGGAGCACGCCGGGCCGATCAGTCAGTGGCCGAGGGAACCCTACGGCCGGTTGGTGCTCGTCAAGGTGGCCGTGTCCGCCGCCGCCCTCTACGCCGCAACGCGGGTCCGCCGGCACCTGAGTCGGCGGGAGCGGCCCCGGGGGGAGTTGCTGCTGGAACTCACGCTGCTCGTGCTGGTCCTGGGCCTGACGGCGGTGCTGGTGAACAGCGATCCCGGCCAGCACGGGGAGACCGGGACCAGCCGCCGAGCGTCTCCCCTGGTGGCCTCGCCAGCCCTGGAGGCACGACATCCGGCTCCCCTTAAAAATCTGCTCGTCCGCCGACCCTGA